From the genome of Opisthocomus hoazin isolate bOpiHoa1 chromosome 4, bOpiHoa1.hap1, whole genome shotgun sequence:
GCGGTGCCGGGGGTCGCAGGGCTGCCGCCCCTGGGTGGATCGCCGTTATTTGGCCGGTTGCTGAGAGCGTGGCTCGGACCTGGCCCTCAGagctccctccttcctctcttccctaGGGAGTGACGAGTCCAGCCGCGACTCGGACGTGGCCTCCAGGGAGCACCTGGGCCCCGGCGGCTCCATGCAGCCCCGCGAGGAGAAGCAGGAGCCCGTGGTGGTTCGGCCGTACCCGCAGGTGCAGATGCTGGCGCAGCACCACCCCGTGCAGTCCGGCGCCCCGGTGACAGTGACGGCGCCGGCGGCGCACCTGACGCCCGCCGTGCCGCTCTCCTTCTCGGACGGGCTGATGAAGGTGAGGGGGGTTCACGGGGGGAGGACAGACGATCGATGCCGCGAGTGTTGAGCGAGAATAAATTCCACCAGAAGCTTCCCCGCTTTTGCTTCTGAAGCTTTGCTGGCGCGCCGCTACTGAGAGTGCGCTGCTGGTCCCCGTGGCGCACGCGGGACGTCACCGCGTCGCAGCGCTGGTGCTGGGGGGTGGGTTGGGTTTGTCTCGTAACAGTAGGGCAACTTCAGTCGCTTTCTGAAATCTCCCCCTCTCAGCGCAGGAGCAGATGAGGATATTGAATTAGCGGTGAGCGCCTCTTGTCTGTAGGGGAATGCCGTGGCCCCAGCAGGTTCCGCTCGTgccgtatcacagaatcacagaatggtcggggttggaagggacctctgtgggtcatccagtccaaccctcctgcgcGTTCCCGGTACACAGGACACCCTTGCCCTGTCTGAAATGGAAATGGAATGTCCCTAAATGACCGGTATCCTTCCTCTCCAGATACTTCACCGTCATTATCCTTGTGCAAAGCGGACTTTCTCTCCAGGCTTTGACCCCCCAGAATGAGTTCTGCTTCAACACTGAGCTCTGATCTGGAATTGCCAACATTTCTGTCTCTGTATTTCTTGCAGCCTCCCTTGAAGCCCACCATGCCCAGCCGGCCCATTGCTCCTGCTCCACCCTCTACTCTCTCGGCTCCAGCAAAGGTTCCTGGGCAAGTTACTGTGACCATGGAAAGCAGCATACCACAGGCCCCAACAATTCCCGTGGCAACAATCAGTGGGCAACAGgtctggttttggggggttttctggttgttttttttcctgtcccagcTCACTGCGTGATTAGCTCGGTGCTAATATTGGTATGGCTGAGGTGGGCCCttgcagcaggagggaaggagggagagcaggCTTCCCCATTCAGTGGCCGCTGGTTGTTGGAGCGTTAAACCTCAGGCCCAGTCATCACTTGCTCTTCAGAAAGCTGCCGATTTGTTGTAATCATCCCACTGGTGTGGCACAGGGAGGCTGCGACAGCAGAGCCGTAGCCAAAAGCCGCTGTGCGGCTCGGTCTCGCCTTAAGACCTCCTGCTGTTTCAGCATCACTTGGAGGATTTCTGGTGCAGACAAACTGCCAGGATTCATCGCAGCAGTGTTCTTTAGCTCTCCTGGGGGCAGATCAGAAGAGACTGGTGAACAGTTTGTGGTTATTCAACCACTAGTGACAAAATTTGAGGGGGGGAGGCATAGATACTGctttagaacttttttttctccccctctaaCTTTGACTGCAGAGCCCCGGTCCTTGTGATTTGAAACTAATTTGCCAGAGCACTCATCACAAAACCTCTGAAGTCTCGGGGCTTTGATGTAACGTGCTTTGAGGTGGATCTGAGTTAGGCTGGCTATGGACATGCAGCAGTTTCAGTGGATTTTCATCTTCATTAATAGCCCTGAGAAGTCCGGAATTATAAGAAAATAGAATTGGTTTGTTGCAGCGTTTGCCAGGTTCCCACCATTCTCTGGACTTAACTGGGGAGGTGGTGCGGATCTGTGCCTTGGAATTCGCTAGTGGCAGAAGGGCCATCTCGCTGGGTGACATGTGGGTGGCTGCGGGCGGACTGTCACCGTGTACCAACGAGAAAATATAGATTGGTGATATAGATAAATGTTCACATCTTCCACACGCAATGTCAGCAGGCTCTGTAGCTTTATCCTGTAGAAACTCAGCTTGTAATGTACCTTTGTACACCAAGAATTTCTACAAGATCCCTGTCTTTGGGGCTTAGGTATGGTCATAGTGTGGCCATTCGTTCTTGTCAACACAGCTCATAGTTCATTTGgggttttgttatttcttttaattgcaCAGGGGCATCCTAGTAACTTGCATCATATCATGGCTACCAACGTGCAGATGTCTATCATCAGAAGCAGCGCTCCTGGGCCCCCGCTGCACATCGGAGCTTCTCACCTGCCCCGAGGTAAAGCTGTGGCTGCGCTGTCCCTGCCTTCTGCTCACAGCCGCTCAGGGGAGGTGCATCGAGCCTTCGCCTCCAAAATTCTGCAGCTCATGCAGCCAACGCTTCGGCTGTCAAAACTGCTAGCACAGCTAGGCGACTGCTGGCCTTTTAAGCATGACATTGCCTTCAGCCGCTCAGGGCAGGGCTGTGTGACGGCGTTTAAAGTGCTGGCAGACACCAGCACGTCTGTTAGTTTGATTCTGTCCTGTTAAAACAGTGAACACTTTTGAGAAGAAACACTCTGCTGGTGTAGGCTGACCTGTCCTGCGCAATGTCACGCACATCCTCGGTAGCAAGCGTTGCTCCCCTATGACAGTGGCACCTGAGCAGCTGGGGGGCATATTCTTGTACCCCCCTGTCACAGGATCACGCGTGCATTTTTGTGCATGCTGATGTACCCTATGGTGTGCGTTTGCATTTACCCTTGAGTTAAATGCTGCTGATAACTGCTGGCTCTGGTCTCCCAGGGTTTTGGTTGCTGCAGCTTACAAAACAGGAGATCAGCACCTTAAAAGGAGCCTTGTGCTCAGCACGGCCTGTCTGGCTCCTGACTGCAGTTTTACTTTCAAAAAGCTGTGGGTTGGGTTTCTAGTTCAACTTTAAGCTGATCTGAATCCAGAGTACCACTTGTATTTGTATTTCCGTTCATATTCAGTGTTGTTGGTCACTCAAGAAAAACAAACTGCCATGAGCAAAGACCTAATTTTCTTTTACTAGGGCAGGTGAAAGGACTGTGCAGCTTTATTTGCAGCTGAAGTGAAACGTAGTGTTGTTCACTCGATTCTTGTAGGACAGCTGCCACAAACTTTGTATTGTCACTTAgcgcctgttttcttttttgcttcctgCTCCTTTTCTCTCAGCTTGAATATTAATTTTTGAGGTAATAATTTTGGCTGGGGACAGCTACGGAAGCTGCGCAGTCTAGTCCGTCAAATGACTTCAAGGCTACTTGCCTTCTACAGTGGTGTCTTACGAGCAGGACACAGCAAACAGTAGACCAGTTAATCAAATTGCAGGTTTAAAAGGGTgggcttttatttgttttgggttttcttttattgcatgtgtatttttttcttccgaACTTAATCAGGTGCAGTGAGATTATTGCTGGTATCAGGCAAATTTACACATTAGCCTGGTAATCAAACTGAGTTATTTCTACTGATTTCCATAGCTTGGAATAGAAAATGATTGGATTTGCAATATAAGGTTATTGCAGGGGAATAAGAAATATCAATAAAGccaattaatttaaaatagtaCCTACCCTTCCCCACGTACTTCTGTGAACCTTACATATATTTGCTGCAAGCCTTACTTTTAAACCAGTGTCGCCCGAGCTGACAGACATATGGAAAACATGAAAACTGAAATACGTACCAGCTAACGCAGGAGTCAGTCTCTGCGGCCACGACGGAGCCGTGTGGCTGCGCGGTATTTTAACGCGCTCGCTTTGTTTCCCAGGTGCAGCGGCTGCTGCGGTGATGTCCAGTTCTAAAGTAACGACGGTCCTGAGGCCAGCGTCGCAGCTGCCGAACgccgccgcggctcagccggcagtgCAGCACATCATTCACCAGCCGATCCAGGCAGGTAGCAGCCGGGTGGCTCCGCGCAGCGCTGGCCACCGGCTCCCCATCCGGCCGGGCACGCGCTTGTGATGTGTGACCTGTAACGTTTGCTGGGCTGAGGCTGCTGTCTGCTCTCCTCCAGTTGGGTTGCTCGGGTGCCAGTTTCTAATAGCCAGTAGTGATCCAGTTGCATTCGTCCTGTGGCTGTATTCCCTTTGGGGACTTGGTGCCAGAAATTGGGGTTTTAACTGTCTGCAGAGTGCTTGGAAGCTGGGAGGAGGATTTAGTTCAGATATACTCAAGTTTTAAAGTCTGGAAAGTCTGGTACAATGTGGTCATGTTGATTCATTCTTAGATATATGTGTTGatgtagaatttaaaaaaaaaatctcatcttaaTATGCTTCTGTATATCTCAGCTTATGTACAGAtatgaggagaagaggagaagattGTAGATACCGTCTCCCTGCAGCAGTACTAGTGTTCAGTGTTAGCAGAAAGGGTTAAACATTTTTACTCTGTGCTTTCAGTTAGGATCCCAGTGTAACCACCTTTGACTTCCTGTGTGTTCTTGGATCGGGGTTCCTTTTCATTCCAAAGGGAACTGACCTTTGGGGTTTTCCCTAAAAACCTTCAGGGGATCCAGGGTTGTTAACTTTGTTCGTTACTGATTCCTGTGATGCACCTGCATTGAAAACCAGGACAGCTCTGCGTAAGATCGAGTCAGAAAGACTGGAAACATCTTAGAATGCCGAAACTTAGCGATGAGAGCTAGGAAAAAACAGTTTTAGCTGATTGATTCCTACTTATTGTCTAAGTAGtggaatttcttttctgaatgtgTCTCTCCAACTCGTTTTTGTAGTCTCGTCCTCCCGTGACGACTTCAAGCACTATTCCTCCGGCTGTGGTGGCAACTGTCTCGGCCACAAGAGCTCAGTCCCCTGTTATAACCACAACAGCGGCACATGCTACGGAGTCAACCCTCAGGTAACGACGCTTTGAAGTGTACAGCGCTCCGACTTTACGGAGGCTGCAGGAAGGGGAAACGGGTGTCAATCATCCAGAGCTGGTAATCCTCTGGAGGTGGGGTGGGATCATACAGAAATAGTAATGCTTGCACAGTGCAGATGCTTGCAGTTCGATGAATGAAAATTACTGTCAACGTGAACTGTTGCTCTGTGCGCTGCGAAAGAAAGAGCTTAATGAATCAGCTGTGATCTCCCGCTTCCTGGAAAGCAGGGTTTCTGTTGCGGGAACTTGTGGCTAATTGAGCCCATCTTTTTTATGAAGACATGGTGAAAAAAAGACACGTGAATGTTGGCCAGCATGCCCTACAGAAAGTCTGTTTTGTGGACCGATACGTGTTGTTGATAAGTCTGCCCCCCTGGCTGGGTACTTGTGGAAGGTGAGGACAGAACCGTGTAGGTGAAGCAGCGTAAGGAACGTGGCCATATATTTGATAGCAGTGCCTGCTTTCAAAGAGAAAGACGCCGAGGCCTGATGCGTGTCCCTGCATCGCATCTTTCACGTTTAGTATCCACGTGGCTGTCTTCATCACCgcttctctttctctccagtCGACCCACCCTGTCTATCCAGCAGCACCCGCCTTCTGCAGCTATTAGCATTCAGCGGCCGGCGCAGCCCAGGGACGCGGCCACGCGGATTACACTACCGTCTCACCCAGCTATAGGAACACAGAAGCCACAGCTCCACACCATGGCTCAGGTAAACTGcgagcagaaaaaaatcctcttgctTCGTCTAGACGTCTCTTTTGTTCCGATCTTTAGTGCTATGATTACATTTGGGAGAAGGTTAGTACTAGGTTGGCAAGTCGTGTTTTTTACAGTCAATGCAGGATGATTCCATACTAAGTTAGTGTACTCGTCTTCTAACTCGAAGGTTTTATTTCGTTTTCTTTTCCTAGAAAACCATTTTCAGTACTGGTACTCCGGTGGCAGCAGCAACAGTGGCACCTATTTTGGCAACAAATACGATCGCTTCAGCGACCACAGCTGGTGAGTATTCGTAACGCTGTTGTGGGGGAGTTGTGGGCTGTGGTTTCTGTTGTTGCTTTCTGTCGGGTTTCCTCCTTGAAGATGGAACCTGATTACTTTTGAGGAATTATTTATGGTAAAGACTGCATTTGGAAGTGCATGAGCAGGCTTCAGGAGAGAAATTACTGGGTTCTTCAGGGAGGTTGTCTGAGTTGGGGTTTTTGCCCTCTTCATTTGGCTACAGATATGCTGGTGTGATAGGGCTCTGCAGAAAGATCTCATAcgaggggtgggttttttttttccctttaggttCTGTGTCTCACACCCAAGCGCCTACAAGCACCATTGTCACCATGACAATGCCCTCCCATTCTTCCCATGCTACAGCTGTCACGACCTCAAACATCCCAGTTGGTGAGTGATTTCAGCTCTAAGAAGAGTGTCTGACTGATGCTTCGGTTTGCTGTTTATGCTAGCAGTGTTTGTGCGTACTAGCGAATTAAGGCGGGGAATAAAATCAGTTCAAGCTGGGAGAAACCAATTAACAGATCTGCTGTGGCATAGCTTTTTTAATAGCAGGAAGAAATAGATGTTCTAGGAGGAATAAGTAATAAAATGGCCCATTAACTGACTCAATTGAATTTTCAGACGAAGTTGGGCTTTTTGGCTTTTCAGAGCCTGCACTGTATATACTAGGAGTTGTAACTTTTGCAAGTTCCTTCCTGTGCTTCTCGAGGCGTTAGGTGTAGCCAAGTCGAGTTTGGTTGGTGTGTTCATCTGGAGGTAAACCACTGAGGCCTAGAAGTGGGGAACGTATTTGCCTGGATGTGGAATCTGCGGGAGATGTTTCCAACAGAGCTGCCTAGCTTTCCTTTTGTTCATCTCTCTCTTCCTGCTGACCTCCTTCTGGTTCTTTTGAAATCTTGCAATGTCTTTTCCTGCCATAAATTTCCAAGCAGTGAAGTTATACAACTCATATATCATCATCACATGAAGTTATACAACTCATATATCATCAACTCATATATCATGTATCATCAGTTATACATCAGTGTTTCCTGTAAAGCTTTTGtaggtgttttctttcttttcttggccaCTGTCTGTGTATACTTGACTGCCTTCATCCCATTTCCCTTGGTCTCTGgcaagttctgctctgaaaacttgGATAAATAAGTTCTTGACAGCAGAAAGGATCGAGCtgatccaaaggaaaaaaaaaattaacttcatttGAGCACTGGAATAACTGAATCTGTTAGCAAGTATAATTTATATATGCATTTATAATGTCCTTCTATTCTGGTACAAATTGATGAAAAATGCTTTTCCCTTGTTCTTTCTTCCTGTTGAGAAAACTGTCGTCACTGTGGGTAGGAAGTCATCTGGGGATGGGATGCTCTTTctggctggaggggaggaggttgTAGGGAGGTGTTTGCCAGGAGAATTATTCTTCCTTTGCAGCATCTACCAACTTTTCCTTTGACTGTCAACTGATTACACGTCTGTCTTTATGCAGCTAAAGTGGTTCCTCAGCAGATCACGCATACTTCTCCCCGGATCCAGTCCGATTACACAGCCGAGAGGAGTAATCTCATACCCCTCTCCAGTCACCGGGCGTCTCCAAACCCGGTAGCAATGGAAACCAGGAATGACAACAGGTAGGGAGACAACAGCTCTATGAATGAGAGCGTGCATGAGTTGGTTTTGACTGCCTTGCTGCTTTTCTGGGTTCTGATATGCTGGAAGTAACGTGTTTTGaaaaaatggggaggggggggatttgGGAGTTTTGAATTAGTCGTGGTAGTTGAGATGCTTGATAGCTTATGATATTTGAGATTACAAAACTCAGGGAGTGGCCCAGAGGCAGGGGTTGAAGATGAACTGCTGAAATGGTGTGTGTAATACTTGCTCTTTCTGATGCCTGCAGGCAGTCGGTGCCTGTCCAGTTCCAGTATTTCTTGCCAACATACCCGCCCTCTGCCTATCCTTTGACTGCACACACCTACACCCCCATCACCAGCTCGGTGTCCACCATTCGCCAGTATCCAGGTAAGACAGGCTTTGGGGCGAGGTGACGTGGACGCTTTGTTCGGTCCTTAGCTTCCGTATGAGCTTTAGTGGTGGCAGAAGCGAAGAGGCTTTTGTGCTTGACTCTGGCTTTTTGTCACACAGAGTCTTTGATAACTCGTGGGCTGAAGGAAAAACTCGTGGGCAAGGGGTGCTGAACTACTTCGGCGGCCTACAAAGCCCAGCTAGTAACAGCTTGCTCAGGAGTTTCACGTTTGACATCCAAGGGTTTGCATCTCTATAAGTAAAAGTTTTGGATTCTGCAAATCAAAGCAGTTAAACTCCTCCAAACCAAACCAGTTCTTTGATGCGTCTTCATTCCCTGGTGTTCTGACAAGCCCATTTTCATCTCTTTCCACATGAGTGTACAGTTTGAGAGAGAAACCTGTCAGGAGTTTCAGTTTTTGTAGCATATTGGGGTGATGGTAGGCTaatgctaatttttaaaaaagcagatacGTGTTTTTCAGCAGAAACTTGCCGAGAAACATTTTGCTTGTTAAATTGACTTGAGGCATCATCCAAAGGTCCCAGTTGTGGCAGCAGCTGGTGACAACTCAAAGCGGAGGATTCACAGTATCTGGAGGAACACGAACCTGTGCTGAGCACAGCCAGGTCAGGGCTTCTGTAAAAGTGCAGAGGAGACTTTTTAAAAGGTCACTGAGATAAGGAGCATTAGTATGGAATTTTGGGGAAGAACGTTGGCTTTGGCTCTCcaaatgctggttttgtttgtgcAGTCTCCCAGGAGGATTTTGTTGGATAGGAAGTTCTGCAACAGGAGCGCTTTGCCTAAGGTGTTCCACTGAGAGAATCAACGTGCCGTGCATTATACAGCCGCCGTTTTCAGGGACCTGCTGCCGGATTTAAGCTTTTTGACAGCTGTTTTCAGCGTGTCTTGTCAGCAGAACTTAATCGAAACCCTGTGACAATGACAAACCCAGCTTGTTCTGCGGTAAGAGGGCTCCCCATTGTTAGCGAGCAAGTCCGCTGTTGGCGAGTCCGCGCTTGCGTTCTGCGTGTGGCTACAGAAATCGTGGTGCTGTGCTGTGAAGGCTGGAGATCCAGGAGCTGCGGGGATCCGAACGGCGTCGTTAAATGCTGCCTGGGAGAAGTGTAACACACGGCATGGTGGATCTGGAAAGATGGAATCGTAGTTGCTCAGAGCTGTAAATTCGAATAAATGAACTTCTTAGTAAGAACAGGTGCTTCGTTGGGAACATTGTTCTGCCACAGGAAGACTTTGTGCTCGTTTGAGCCGTGGAATCCAGCCTATAATTGCGAGCCCCATTCCGAACCAGATAAGATTGTGCTCAGCTTCAGGACAGTTTGTCCGCTTGTGCCAAGAAAAACTGGTTTTCTTTATGATCAtgtggctggggagaggggtAAGGAAGTAAGCCCTCTTTTAAAGTACTCACACTTGAGTCTCTGCTTGCCTTGGTACAGTCAGAGGTTTGGAGGTTTTTAATTGATGTAATGATAAACTCTGTGGAAAGACtgtcttttgaaaagaaatggcttagacttctgattttttaaatttactttttttaagcaGGTAAAATGCCAAGTGTTGGTGCTTACAAGCATTGTAAAATAAGACAGCAAAAATAGCATGCAGCTTTCTGAGACTGGAAGCTGAGGACAGAAGCGTAATTTGAGTCTAAAAGCGGAGTTAAAACTTGATCTTTTCTCTCGTTGCAATTTGAGATAGAAAATGGGATGGAAATAAGCAGTAACGCGTAATTCCTCTGGCAGACAATCTGGCCTCTCCACTCTCAAATTTACTACTGCAACAAGCAGGCTGCCAAATCAATTTGTCAAAGCAAAATAGTCTTTGAAAGCGAGTGCTTGAGCGAGAGGTGCCGGGGgggccggaggcgaccggcaggGTCGGTGTGACGCGCTCTGTGTGTGTTGCTGCTCGCAGTGTCGGCCCAGGCGCCCAACTCGGCCATCACAGCTCAGACCGGCGTCGGCGTGGCCTCCACCGTCCACCTCAACCCCATGCAGCTGATGACCGTCGACGCCTCTCACGCCCGGCACATCCAGGGCATCCAGCCGGCGCCCATCAGCGCGCAGGGGATCCAGCCGGCGCCAATCGGCGCCCAGGGCATTCAGCCGGCGCCAATCGGGACGCAAGGGCTCCATCCCGCCGCACCCATCGGCAcgccggggctgcagccggcgCCCATCGGCGCGCAGCAGCCGCAGGCCGACACCAAGACTTCGGGTAAGGGCAACCGGCCAAGCCCGGGCTGTGGACCTGGGTGGAGCAACCGAGCTCCTGTCCTACGCATCTGGCTTGGTTTTTTCTGTACTCTGATTAATGATCTTGTTGTAGTCCCTGTGGTCCAGTAGTGGATGCTAAATACACTCAAACACATATTCTCCCAGCAAATATTTTTTacctatttctttatttttttaagcatacCGGGTGGAGTGTGCGGGTAGCCCTGAATGGGTCGCTTCAGTGGAAAAGACTGGTAGTGCCTGAGCTTAAACAAGGCACTACCAGTGCCTTGCCTCCCTTCAGTGAGGCCTTGAGGGAAAAATCATTTACAAGTAAACGATGTTCTCTGGACTGTTCCGGCTACGTGTTAGGTCACAGTAGCAATTAA
Proteins encoded in this window:
- the SAP130 gene encoding histone deacetylase complex subunit SAP130 isoform X5, yielding MSSQQFPRSGAPPAALGSAPPPGPTSAAASAGSDESSRDSDVASREHLGPGGSMQPREEKQEPVVVRPYPQVQMLAQHHPVQSGAPVTVTAPAAHLTPAVPLSFSDGLMKPPLKPTMPSRPIAPAPPSTLSAPAKVPGQVTVTMESSIPQAPTIPVATISGQQGHPSNLHHIMATNVQMSIIRSSAPGPPLHIGASHLPRGAAAAAVMSSSKVTTVLRPASQLPNAAAAQPAVQHIIHQPIQSRPPVTTSSTIPPAVVATVSATRAQSPVITTTAAHATESTLSRPTLSIQQHPPSAAISIQRPAQPRDAATRITLPSHPAIGTQKPQLHTMAQKTIFSTGTPVAAATVAPILATNTIASATTAGSVSHTQAPTSTIVTMTMPSHSSHATAVTTSNIPVAKVVPQQITHTSPRIQSDYTAERSNLIPLSSHRASPNPVAMETRNDNRQSVPVQFQYFLPTYPPSAYPLTAHTYTPITSSVSTIRQYPVSAQAPNSAITAQTGVGVASTVHLNPMQLMTVDASHARHIQGIQPAPISAQGIQPAPIGAQGIQPAPIGTQGLHPAAPIGTPGLQPAPIGAQQPQADTKTSAVVLADGATIVANPISNTFNTASAATTVVQTHSQSASASAPAQGSSPRPSILRKKPTTDGLAVRKSLIPPQPPEVASTRVESAMRSTSGSPRPAGAKPKPEIHVSMATPVTVSMEAVSSQGGEQPTIAVPPTSQQPPSAIPAIIAAASPTSQPAAALSTIPGAVPAAPPTSTAIVAAPAPPSTMSGALSAVLGPAVPEIKIKEEVEPMDIMRPVSAVPPLTTSTVSPSLALLANNLSMPPSDLPPGASPRKKPRKQQHVISTEEGDMMETNSTDDEKSTAKSLLVKAEKRKSPPKEYIDEEGVRYVPVRPRPPITLLRHYRNPWKAAYHHFQRYSDVRVKEEKKAMLQEIANQKGVSCRAQGWKVHLCAAQLLQLMIKIGNSLPLMHRSEEASVWDGAADLRRQH
- the SAP130 gene encoding histone deacetylase complex subunit SAP130 isoform X1 is translated as MSSQQFPRSGAPPAALGSAPPPGPTSAAASAGSDESSRDSDVASREHLGPGGSMQPREEKQEPVVVRPYPQVQMLAQHHPVQSGAPVTVTAPAAHLTPAVPLSFSDGLMKPPLKPTMPSRPIAPAPPSTLSAPAKVPGQVTVTMESSIPQAPTIPVATISGQQGHPSNLHHIMATNVQMSIIRSSAPGPPLHIGASHLPRGAAAAAVMSSSKVTTVLRPASQLPNAAAAQPAVQHIIHQPIQSRPPVTTSSTIPPAVVATVSATRAQSPVITTTAAHATESTLSRPTLSIQQHPPSAAISIQRPAQPRDAATRITLPSHPAIGTQKPQLHTMAQKTIFSTGTPVAAATVAPILATNTIASATTAGSVSHTQAPTSTIVTMTMPSHSSHATAVTTSNIPVAKVVPQQITHTSPRIQSDYTAERSNLIPLSSHRASPNPVAMETRNDNRQSVPVQFQYFLPTYPPSAYPLTAHTYTPITSSVSTIRQYPVSAQAPNSAITAQTGVGVASTVHLNPMQLMTVDASHARHIQGIQPAPISAQGIQPAPIGAQGIQPAPIGTQGLHPAAPIGTPGLQPAPIGAQQPQADTKTSAVVLADGATIVANPISNTFNTASAATTVVQTHSQSASASAPAQGSSPRPSILRKKPTTDGLAVRKSLIPPQPPEVASTRVESAMRSTSGSPRPAGAKPKPEIHVSMATPVTVSMEAVSSQGGEQPTIAVPPTSQQPPSAIPAIIAAASPTSQPAAALSTIPGAVPAAPPTSTAIVAAPAPPSTMSGALSAVLGPAVPEIKIKEEVEPMDIMRPVSAVPPLTTSTVSPSLALLANNLSMPPSDLPPGASPRKKPRKQQHVISTEEGDMMETNSTDDEKSTAKSLLVKAEKRKSPPKEYIDEEGVRYVPVRPRPPITLLRHYRNPWKAAYHHFQRYSDVRVKEEKKAMLQEIANQKGVSCRAQGWKVHLCAAQLLQLTNLEHDVYERLTALQEGLIPKKKAATDDDLHRINELIQGNMQRCKLVMDQISEARDSMLKVLDHKDRVLKLLNKNGTVKKVSKLKRKEKV
- the SAP130 gene encoding histone deacetylase complex subunit SAP130 isoform X3 gives rise to the protein MSSQQFPRSGAPPAALGSAPPPGPTSAAASAGSDESSRDSDVASREHLGPGGSMQPREEKQEPVVVRPYPQVQMLAQHHPVQSGAPVTVTAPAAHLTPAVPLSFSDGLMKPPLKPTMPSRPIAPAPPSTLSAPAKVPGQVTVTMESSIPQAPTIPVATISGQQGHPSNLHHIMATNVQMSIIRSSAPGPPLHIGASHLPRGAAAAAVMSSSKVTTVLRPASQLPNAAAAQPAVQHIIHQPIQSRPPVTTSSTIPPAVVATVSATRAQSPVITTTAAHATESTLSRPTLSIQQHPPSAAISIQRPAQPRDAATRITLPSHPAIGTQKPQLHTMAQKTIFSTGTPVAAATVAPILATNTIASATTAGSVSHTQAPTSTIVTMTMPSHSSHATAVTTSNIPVAKVVPQQITHTSPRIQSDYTAERSNLIPLSSHRASPNPVAMETRNDNRQSVPVQFQYFLPTYPPSAYPLTAHTYTPITSSVSTIRQYPVSAQAPNSAITAQTGVGVASTVHLNPMQLMTVDASHARHIQGIQPAPISAQGIQPAPIGAQGIQPAPIGTQGLHPAAPIGTPGLQPAPIGAQQPQADTKTSAVVLADGATIVANPISNTFNTASAATTVVQTHSQSASASAPAQGSSPRPSILRKKPTTDGLAVRKSLIPPQPPEVASTRVESAMRSTSGSPRPAGAKPKPEIHVSMATPVTVSMEAVSSQGGEQPTIAVPPTSQQPPSAIPAIIAAASPTSQPAAALSTIPGAVPAAPPTSTAIVAAPAPPSTMSGALSAVLGPAVPEIKIKEEVEPMDIMRPVSVPPLTTSTVSPSLALLANNLSMPPSDLPPGASPRKKPRKQQHVISTEEGDMMETNSTDDEKSTAKSLLVKAEKRKSPPKEYIDEEGVRYVPVRPRPPITLLRHYRNPWKAAYHHFQRYSDVRVKEEKKAMLQEIANQKGVSCRAQGWKVHLCAAQLLQLTNLEHDVYERLTALQEGLIPKKKAATDDDLHRINELIQGNMQRCKLVMDQISEARDSMLKVLDHKDRVLKLLNKNGTVKKVSKLKRKEKV
- the SAP130 gene encoding histone deacetylase complex subunit SAP130 isoform X2; the encoded protein is MSSQQFPRSGAPPAALGSAPPPGPTSAAASAGSDESSRDSDVASREHLGPGGSMQPREEKQEPVVVRPYPQVQMLAQHHPVQSGAPVTVTAPAAHLTPAVPLSFSDGLMKPPLKPTMPSRPIAPAPPSTLSAPAKVPGQVTVTMESSIPQAPTIPVATISGQQGHPSNLHHIMATNVQMSIIRSSAPGPPLHIGASHLPRGAAAAAVMSSSKVTTVLRPASQLPNAAAAQPAVQHIIHQPIQSRPPVTTSSTIPPAVVATVSATRAQSPVITTTAAHATESTLSRPTLSIQQHPPSAAISIQRPAQPRDAATRITLPSHPAIGTQKPQLHTMAQKTIFSTGTPVAAATVAPILATNTIASATTAGSVSHTQAPTSTIVTMTMPSHSSHATAVTTSNIPVAKVVPQQITHTSPRIQSDYTAERSNLIPLSSHRASPNPVAMETRNDNRQSVPVQFQYFLPTYPPSAYPLTAHTYTPITSSVSTIRQYPVSAQAPNSAITAQTGVGVASTVHLNPMQLMTVDASHARHIQGIQPAPISAQGIQPAPIGAQGIQPAPIGTQGLHPAAPIGTPGLQPAPIGAQQPQADTKTSVVLADGATIVANPISNTFNTASAATTVVQTHSQSASASAPAQGSSPRPSILRKKPTTDGLAVRKSLIPPQPPEVASTRVESAMRSTSGSPRPAGAKPKPEIHVSMATPVTVSMEAVSSQGGEQPTIAVPPTSQQPPSAIPAIIAAASPTSQPAAALSTIPGAVPAAPPTSTAIVAAPAPPSTMSGALSAVLGPAVPEIKIKEEVEPMDIMRPVSAVPPLTTSTVSPSLALLANNLSMPPSDLPPGASPRKKPRKQQHVISTEEGDMMETNSTDDEKSTAKSLLVKAEKRKSPPKEYIDEEGVRYVPVRPRPPITLLRHYRNPWKAAYHHFQRYSDVRVKEEKKAMLQEIANQKGVSCRAQGWKVHLCAAQLLQLTNLEHDVYERLTALQEGLIPKKKAATDDDLHRINELIQGNMQRCKLVMDQISEARDSMLKVLDHKDRVLKLLNKNGTVKKVSKLKRKEKV